In Paenibacillus segetis, the genomic window TGTTTTAATATGTCACAGATTTTATTTTGAAATCCCGGTAACACATTCGAGTTTACAATGATCAAGTAAAAGTTGGAATAAGAAGCAACATGCTCAAAAATTCTTATGGAGGAAGCTGTAAGCTCGCTAACCTTCAGTTTATCAGTATGAAGATAAGGCTCCTTATACGATTTAACTAAATCGTCCATGACGTCGTCAATCAATTCAGTTAGAAGTTCTTCTTTAGTTTGATAGTGTTTATAAAATGTTCCTCGGTTTAAATCCGCGCAATTAACAATATCGGTTATCGTAATTTTTTGGAAGCTTTTCTTCTCTATAAGGGATATCAAGGCGTTTTTTAATTCTTTTTTCGATTTATTAGTTCTTCGATTATCCTTTTGCAACAGACCACCACCTAAATGTCTATTAGCCAATCCGATTTGAACAGATTGTTGAATAAATATATGTTTATCAACATTTAGTATAGCATTTGCTTATTGATACACAAATTTCAAAGGATTACACTAAAAACGTACAAATAATTAACCTGTTATTGTGATAAACATCATTTCATTTTTCGATAATAAATAAATCAAAGGAGACTAAGAAAATGAAACTACAAAACAAAGTTGCAGTTGTAACAGGGGCCGCATCAGGCATGGGGAAATCTATTGCAGAATTGTATGCTAAAGAGGGTGCGAAAGTCATTGTAGCTGATCTTAATATAGAAGGTGCAGAAGTAGTTGCCCAAGAAATTATTAGCAATGGCGGAGTAGCAAAAGCAATTCAAGTAAATGTTGCAAAATTAGAAGATATCGAAAATATGATTGATACAGCAGTAAGCGAATATGGAACTTTAGATATTCTCGTTAATAATGCCGGTATTATGGATGGTTTTGAACCAGTTGGCGATATCAATGATGAAAGATGGGATCTAATATTTGATATTAATACCAAAAGTGTCATGCGTGCTATTCGTAAAGCACTACCCATCTTCTTGGAAAAAGGAGCAGGTGTTATCGTGAATACCGCTTCTACTGGCGGATTGAACGGGGCACATGCAGGTGCTACATATACTGCATCCAAACATGCCGTTGTTGGTTTGACGAAAAATACAGGATTTATGTATGCAAGTAAAGGGATTCGTTGTAATGCAATCGCACCTGGTGCTACAATGACTAATATTGGAGCATCTATGAAAAATATAAATGAATTCGGCATGAGCCGTACTCAATTATCACAAGCCGTGATCCCTCGTGCGGGTTCACCAGAAGAAATTGCTAAGGTTGCTTTATTCTTAGCTTCAGATGATTCCAGCTTTGTAAATGGAACAGTTATAACTGCGGATGCTGGTTGGACTTCTGCATTTTAATTCATTTTATTATAGAACTCCGTTAGAGCTAGATCTAACGGAGTTTTTTATACAGTAAAAACGGAAGAGCGGGTTAGACAAACAATTATAATAGGAATAATATAAGCTTTGAAGGTTACATACAAACAGGAGCCTGTGCAAGGCCTCATTTAATACAACGCTTCTTGAGCAGGCCAAGCATTTCTTACCCAACGATTTCGAGTTTACCTTGGCAGATTTATCGCAGATTCCGTTGTAAAATCAGCTTGCAGATCTTATAGCAGCTTATTGAGAATTTCACCGTCAAAGTAAGAAAGTATAAGAAAGAAAATGGAGACGTTTAGAGGAGAAATACCAGATGTAATTATTCTGAATAGTATTAAAGGAGCAAAGAAAGCATGAGATATGTTCGTCTCGGAAATAGTGGATTAGAGGTATCGGCATTAGGACTTGGAACCAATGCATTTGGCAAACGGGCTGATCAGGACACATCTACAAAGATCATACATTATGCCTTGGATCACGGGATTAACTTTATAGATACGGCTAATATTTATGCGGGCTCCGAGTCGGAGAGAATTATTGGACAAGCTTTGGACGGAAGACGAGATCAAGTTGTATTAGCGACAAAGGCAGGTTTAGTGAAGGGCAATGGTCCAAATGAGCGAGGTTCTTCGCGCTATCATTTGCAACAGGAGCTAGACAACAGTCTTAGACGCCTAAAGACAGAATATATAGACTTGTATCAAATTCATACCTTTGACCCGTATACTCCGCTGGAAGAAACATTGCGTACCTTGGATGATATGGTTAGTTCAGGTAAGGTTCGTTATATTGGGGCATCTAATTATGCGGCATGGGAGTTAATGAAGGCACTGGGGATTAGCGAACGCAAAGGGTATGTGCCATATGCTTCTACTCAAGTCAGTTATTCTCTCGCAGATCGAACGCCTGAAGCGGAGCTAGTTCCATTTTGCTTAGATCAGGGTGTAGGCATTATTCCCTATTTCCCGCTAGCAGGTGGTATTCTAAGTGGAAAATATACTTCAATAGACCAAGCACCTCCAAGTTCAAGAGCGGTTACTGACCCAAGCTTTAACAGATTTATCAATGAGAGAACGATAGCACTAGGGAAAAATGTAAGTAAGCTAGCGGCAGAGCATGGCTATACGCCTAGTGGGATTTCGATTGCCTGGCTTATGGATCGTCCTGCTGTCTCGACAGTGATCGTGGGTGCTACACGTGTCGAACAATTAGAGGCTAATCTAGAGAGTGTTGATATACATCTCAATTCCGAAGTAACGAAACAGTTGGATGAAATAAGCGATTCATTTCGCTATAGTGAGCCATTCGCTGTTTACCGTCTAACCTAACTTGATTTAGAATTCAGTCATTTCACTTATAGCGGGGAGGGCCATTATGGCAAAGTTTAAGATAAGCTCTATGCAAGGTCTACACTATGAACAACGGCGGTTGTTTGTATAGAGCGAAGAAATAAAGTTACCGCCTTCCTTTTAGAGGTTGTTCAAAAAGCCATCTATTGATCACGAAGCATATCAAGATGTAAGTTCGACATCGAATCTTGAATTGAGCCGGGTCCGGCATATGCTTACGTAGTATGTTTCCTATGGAAACATTTCAGGTGCTCACGTAGGTTTTGCTTTTTGAACACACATTTGTAGGATGATCGTTGTTTGTAAAATAGACTTTGCTACCTTAAAAAACTTCAATTATTTTTAAGGAGTAGAGGGCTTATGAAATATGTAAATGCTGATCTTATTTTTCCAGAAGAGCTACTACAGGAAATACAGAAATACGTTCATGGTGGCCTCGTGTATATCCCTAAACGTGAAGAATCACGTAAGAAATGGGGCGAAAATTCAGGCGGCAGGAGCTATCTGAATCATAGAAACCATGAGATCCGCGAGAAGTTTGCCGCCGGGATGACGATTGATCAACTTTCAGGTCAATTTTGTCTTTCCTTCGATAGTATTAAGAAGATTGTTTATGTTAAAAAGTAGACGATGCAAGGTCACATTGGACGAAATTCTGATGTGGCCTTTTTGTAATGGGGCATTACTGATCAAAGGCGATCCCGTTCAGAACGAAAGTAAGAATATTCAAAATATTACATTGTGATAAACTTGCGATGATGATGGCGTGCTACTTTGGGGAGAGATCTGAAAAAGGGAGTGAGTTGATGAGAATTGCTGTTTTTTCAGACACGTTTGTCCCCCAGGTCAATGGCGTCGCACTTACCTTGAAGCGTTGGACTGACTACCTTTCCATTCAGGGGGTTGAATGCAAGTTGTTCGTACCCACGGAACCGGAGCCTGTCTATGAGGATCTAGTGTGCCGGCTTGCCAGTATCCCCTTTTGGGCTTATCCAGAATATCGATTCGTTATTCCAAACTTGCTGCGTATACGTCATGAACTTACTCAGTTCAAACCCGATATTGTTCATATTGCCACCCCATTTAATGTAGGTCTTGCCGGTTTGTATGCCGCTCAAAAGCTTCATGTCCCCATAGTTGCCTCGTATCATACTCATTTCGACCAGTATCTCGAGTCTTATTGGTTTCCGTTCGCACATTCCTGGTACTGGTCATATATGAAATGGTTTCACCGAAACTGCCGCGCTATATTTGCTCCTTCGCATGAGACAATTAATCTATTGCAATCCAAGGGATTGAGTGATCTTGAACTATGGTCGAGAGGGGTTGACTGTGACAGGTTCACGCCCAGTAAGCGTTCCGACTGTGTTCGCGAACTTTATGGGATCAAGGAGCGATATCTGCTGCTATTCGTCGGTCGACTGGCGCCTGAGAAGGACCTGGATGTCTTGCTTCAATTGATGCATCGGTTACCGGACCGCATTCGTGGTCAAGTGCATTGGCTTGTCGTTGGTGATGGTCCGATGATGGAACTAGGCCGCAGAGAAGCTCCGCAGAATGTCACCTTTACCGGCTACCGGAGCGGGGAAGAACTTGCCGTATTGTATGCAACCTCCGATTTATTTGTATTTCCCTCCTCCACGGAAACCTTCGGTAACGTCGTGCTGGAGGCAGCGGCTTCCGGTCTGCCTGCTGTAGTAGCCGACAGAGGAGGCGTGACCGAGATTGTCCAGCATGGAAAAACCGGCTTACACGCTCAAGCGGGAAATGTTGAGAGCTTTCTTGCGGCTCTGGTCGACTGGTTCGACGCACCTGACAAATGGCAACTGTTTCGTATGGAGGCGAGGGAACATGCGCAATCCCGCACTTGGGAAAAAGCAATGGAGTCGATTTACACTCGCTGTCAGCAGATTGCAAAAGCAGAGCAACCATCGGAGGTAGTTGGAAGTGGACGTATTCAGGGAGAAGGTGAGTCCGCTTGAAAATTGCAGTCATTGGAACGGGATATGTCGGGTTGGTCACCGGGGCATCCTTGGCTCATCTTGGACACCAAGTGGTATGCATAGATGTAGATAAAGATAAAATCATGCTGCTACAATCCGGTGGTATGCCGATTTGGGAACCGGGGCTTGAGGACATGATCCGTGATGCGGAACTTAAGGGAATGCTGGATTACTCAACAGATGCTTCTGCAGCAGTTTCTGGCAGTGACGCTGTCTTTTTGACAATCGGCACCCCTTCATCAGAATCCGGCGAAGCGGATCTATCCGCCCTATGGTCAGCCGTACATTCGATTGCACCCATGTTACCTGATAATGGACTCTTAATTATCAAAAGTACAGTGCCCTCTGGAACATGCGAACAAATTGAGTCTTATCTGCGCAAACGACTCCCCTTTTCGTCTCGAATTGCTGTTGCACATAATCCCGAGTTTTTGCGGCAAGGTTCTGCTGTCCGGGATTTTCTTGCTCCGGATCGATTGGTTTTCGGGGCTTCCAGCCCGGAAGCGTATAATCGACTGGAAGAAATCTATGCACCAATTAAATCGCCTAAGATAAGGTGTGGACTAAGTGAAGCAGAGTTGATTAAATGTGCTTCCAACGCCTTTTTAGCCATGAAAATATCTTACGCCAATATGATGTCTGATTTATGTGATGCACTTGGGGTTTCGATAGATGCCGTTGTGGAAGGGATGGGCCTTGACCGCCGGATCGGTTCCGAGTTTCTGAGCGCCGGGGCTGGATATGGCGGCTCTTGCTTCCCCAAGGACCTTCACGCGTTAATCGCGTTAGCATCGCGAGAGCATTTGGACATGGAATTGCTGAAGGCAACCGAATCAATTAATAGGCAGCGTATCCAGATTATCATCCAAAAGCTAGAAACCGCACTCGGATCTTTGGAGGATAAGACGGTTACGGTATACGGATTGACCTTTAAGCCGAATACCGATGATATACGTGAGTCACCCGCGCTCAGGATTTGTTCGATGTTGCAAGAAGTAGGGGCGCGTATCATGGTATATGACCCGGTTGTCACATGCTTGCCAGAACTGCAGGTTGATCTTACCGTGGATATGTATGCGGCAGCAACCGGGAGTGATTGCGTGGTGATTGTAACGGATTGGGATCAGTTCCGCCACTTGGACTGGGGCAGATTGAGGCAGGTGATGAGATCGTCGTACGTTCTAGATGCTAGAAATATGCTAGACACTGCGGAGATGGCTGTAAACTGTGAACGATATGGCCTACACTATATGTCCATGGGCCGTCCATCCATAACACCGGATTGTCCCATTAACAATAGAGCTGAAATGACGATAATGACCTAAATTTCTGTGATGAGGTGATTGATATGGATACCGCAAGCCATCTTCTTCTTGGTGTCACTTTAGGCGGACTGGCAATGGCTTTATCCGATCCTGCCATCGGAAACCATTCGCCAATTGTGTATGGATTATTTGCGGCGACTATCGTCGGCTCGAATGCTCCCGATTTCGATTCCGTCATTCGGATACGCGGATATGAGTCATACCTATTGCATCATCGGGGATTCAGCCATTCATTGCCGATGCTAGTGGGTTGGCCAGTTTTACTTACCCCGTTGCTTTCATATCTTTTTCATGCCTGGGATTATATGCTTCTGCTGTTCCTCTGGACATTGGCTGGTGTCATGCTTCATGTGTTCCTAGATTTCTTCAATGCGTATGGCGTTCAATGTTTCCGGCCGCTCTCGAGGAAATGGTGTCATGGTGATACTCTCCCCATATTTGACCCGGTCATTTTCGGACTTCATTTAGTGGCTTTGTTGTTATGGCTGTTTGGCGTCATGACAGCACAGGTTGTATTCCCTCTTTTATTCGTTCTAACTTTCCTCTTTATCGGATACCGCATTGTAATTCATCGTTTGATGCTGCATGTTGTTCAAAGGCGTTATGGAGTTGAAGGGTATTCCTTCTTAGTTCCCCAGTGGTTGCCTCACAAATGGGGATACGTTCATGA contains:
- a CDS encoding CD3324 family protein, with translation MKYVNADLIFPEELLQEIQKYVHGGLVYIPKREESRKKWGENSGGRSYLNHRNHEIREKFAAGMTIDQLSGQFCLSFDSIKKIVYVKK
- a CDS encoding metal-dependent hydrolase; the protein is MDTASHLLLGVTLGGLAMALSDPAIGNHSPIVYGLFAATIVGSNAPDFDSVIRIRGYESYLLHHRGFSHSLPMLVGWPVLLTPLLSYLFHAWDYMLLLFLWTLAGVMLHVFLDFFNAYGVQCFRPLSRKWCHGDTLPIFDPVIFGLHLVALLLWLFGVMTAQVVFPLLFVLTFLFIGYRIVIHRLMLHVVQRRYGVEGYSFLVPQWLPHKWGYVHETDQTYIAGSIRGTLLVEETIFQKGEQNDAVQAVMGSDGVRSFLAFAHRVHISCQKIQNGYKVEMRDVRFRHGEKLPFGIDITLDDHLQVTGNSLGWKKKLWEPPFS
- a CDS encoding aldo/keto reductase produces the protein MRYVRLGNSGLEVSALGLGTNAFGKRADQDTSTKIIHYALDHGINFIDTANIYAGSESERIIGQALDGRRDQVVLATKAGLVKGNGPNERGSSRYHLQQELDNSLRRLKTEYIDLYQIHTFDPYTPLEETLRTLDDMVSSGKVRYIGASNYAAWELMKALGISERKGYVPYASTQVSYSLADRTPEAELVPFCLDQGVGIIPYFPLAGGILSGKYTSIDQAPPSSRAVTDPSFNRFINERTIALGKNVSKLAAEHGYTPSGISIAWLMDRPAVSTVIVGATRVEQLEANLESVDIHLNSEVTKQLDEISDSFRYSEPFAVYRLT
- a CDS encoding glycosyltransferase family 4 protein, yielding MRIAVFSDTFVPQVNGVALTLKRWTDYLSIQGVECKLFVPTEPEPVYEDLVCRLASIPFWAYPEYRFVIPNLLRIRHELTQFKPDIVHIATPFNVGLAGLYAAQKLHVPIVASYHTHFDQYLESYWFPFAHSWYWSYMKWFHRNCRAIFAPSHETINLLQSKGLSDLELWSRGVDCDRFTPSKRSDCVRELYGIKERYLLLFVGRLAPEKDLDVLLQLMHRLPDRIRGQVHWLVVGDGPMMELGRREAPQNVTFTGYRSGEELAVLYATSDLFVFPSSTETFGNVVLEAAASGLPAVVADRGGVTEIVQHGKTGLHAQAGNVESFLAALVDWFDAPDKWQLFRMEAREHAQSRTWEKAMESIYTRCQQIAKAEQPSEVVGSGRIQGEGESA
- a CDS encoding UDP-glucose dehydrogenase family protein; protein product: MKIAVIGTGYVGLVTGASLAHLGHQVVCIDVDKDKIMLLQSGGMPIWEPGLEDMIRDAELKGMLDYSTDASAAVSGSDAVFLTIGTPSSESGEADLSALWSAVHSIAPMLPDNGLLIIKSTVPSGTCEQIESYLRKRLPFSSRIAVAHNPEFLRQGSAVRDFLAPDRLVFGASSPEAYNRLEEIYAPIKSPKIRCGLSEAELIKCASNAFLAMKISYANMMSDLCDALGVSIDAVVEGMGLDRRIGSEFLSAGAGYGGSCFPKDLHALIALASREHLDMELLKATESINRQRIQIIIQKLETALGSLEDKTVTVYGLTFKPNTDDIRESPALRICSMLQEVGARIMVYDPVVTCLPELQVDLTVDMYAAATGSDCVVIVTDWDQFRHLDWGRLRQVMRSSYVLDARNMLDTAEMAVNCERYGLHYMSMGRPSITPDCPINNRAEMTIMT
- a CDS encoding SDR family oxidoreductase gives rise to the protein MKLQNKVAVVTGAASGMGKSIAELYAKEGAKVIVADLNIEGAEVVAQEIISNGGVAKAIQVNVAKLEDIENMIDTAVSEYGTLDILVNNAGIMDGFEPVGDINDERWDLIFDINTKSVMRAIRKALPIFLEKGAGVIVNTASTGGLNGAHAGATYTASKHAVVGLTKNTGFMYASKGIRCNAIAPGATMTNIGASMKNINEFGMSRTQLSQAVIPRAGSPEEIAKVALFLASDDSSFVNGTVITADAGWTSAF
- a CDS encoding TetR/AcrR family transcriptional regulator, which gives rise to MQKDNRRTNKSKKELKNALISLIEKKSFQKITITDIVNCADLNRGTFYKHYQTKEELLTELIDDVMDDLVKSYKEPYLHTDKLKVSELTASSIRIFEHVASYSNFYLIIVNSNVLPGFQNKICDILKQLVQYNSEDITAVNEDINSDLFSSYSAYALFGLIMEWVRGGFKYTSEYMAEQLIKIVTFNLNHTTNTPE